CGGGGCTGTTAAGGCGGCAAAGGAGATTGGCTTGCCTGTAGTCCTCAAAGGCTGTTCTCCGGAGATCGCTCACAAAACCGAAAAGAAATTGATCGAGGTAGATTTGCGGAACTTCAAGGAGGTGGAACGGGCCTACGATGCCATCGTGAGCCGTGTGGGAGACACTTCTTTGGACGGGATTTTGGTGCAAGAGATGGTCAAGGGCTCCCGGGAATTGGTGATCGGCATGATCCGGGACGCTCAATTTGGCCCCTGTGTGATGTTTGGCTTAGGGGGAATTTTCACCGAAGTCCTCAAAGACGTCTCTTTCCGCATTGCCCCGTTAGAGAAGCGAGACGCCATAGAGATGGCCCAGGAAATCAAAGGAGCTTCCGTATTGGGACCGTTTCGCGGCATGCCCCCTGTGGATATGGATCTCCTGGTTTCGATGTTGATCAATGCCGGCAGGTTGGGCTTGGAACTCGAAGCCGTGAAGGAAGTGGATGTGAATCCGCTGATTATTTCTGGGAATCAACCGATTGCGGTTGACGCGCTGGTCGTGCTCCAAGAAAAAGAGAAGTCCTAAGAAAGGTGGAGAAGATGACCAGTATAGCGGAGTTAGTGAGCGGGGCCCTCTCCGGCTCTGTCCGGGCCTTGGCCAAGCTGATCACCCTGGTGGAAAACGAGATGCCCGGTGCAGTGGAAGCTTTGCAACAGTTATATCCCAGGACCGGCCATGCTTATATTGTGGGGATTACCGGCCCTCCGGGATCGGGGAAGAGCACGTTGACCGATAAGATCACCAAAGAACTGCGGAAAAAGGGTTATACCGTAGGAATCGTAGCCGTAGACCCCACGAGTCCTTTCACCGGGGGAGCTCTTTTGGGAGATCGGTTGCGCATGCAAGACATCACCAATGATGAAGGGGTCTTTGTCCGCTCGATGGCCACGCGGGGAACACTGGGAGGGCTTTCCAGGGCAACCGCCGATACCGTCAAAATCCTCGATGCCTTCGGAAAAGATTTTATCCTCATCGAGACCGTGGGGGTGGGGCAGGATGAAGTAGATATTGCCAAGACGGCAGACACCACCCTGCTCATTTCCGTACCCGGGCTTGGAGACGAGATTCAAGCTTTGAAAGCCGGGATCATGGAGATCGGAGATATTTTTGTGGTCAACAAATCCGACCGGGAGGGAGCAGATCGGTTAGTCACCGAATTGAGCCTGATGTTGAACTTAAACCCAGCGATGGGCCCCTGGAGGCCTCCGATTGTTAAAATCGTAGCCACCTTAGGTGAAGGAATACTGGATCTTACCGAAAAGATTTGGAAACATCGGCAATTTCTCCAAGAGGGCAGCGGGCTGTTAAGAAAAAGGAACGAACGGGCTAAGCAGGAAATTCTGAACCTAATTGAGGGGGAAGTCTCCAAATACATTCATAAAATGCTCAAGTACGATGTGACCTTCGACGAGGTAATCGAACAGGTGGTAGCCCGCAAAAAAGACCCCTATTCCTACGCCCAAAAGGTCACGGA
This window of the Deltaproteobacteria bacterium genome carries:
- the meaB gene encoding methylmalonyl Co-A mutase-associated GTPase MeaB — its product is MTSIAELVSGALSGSVRALAKLITLVENEMPGAVEALQQLYPRTGHAYIVGITGPPGSGKSTLTDKITKELRKKGYTVGIVAVDPTSPFTGGALLGDRLRMQDITNDEGVFVRSMATRGTLGGLSRATADTVKILDAFGKDFILIETVGVGQDEVDIAKTADTTLLISVPGLGDEIQALKAGIMEIGDIFVVNKSDREGADRLVTELSLMLNLNPAMGPWRPPIVKIVATLGEGILDLTEKIWKHRQFLQEGSGLLRKRNERAKQEILNLIEGEVSKYIHKMLKYDVTFDEVIEQVVARKKDPYSYAQKVTEPFARYYQIYQADKPKN
- a CDS encoding acetate--CoA ligase family protein, whose product is MELIQRALKKGQKSLSEYDSKRLLRTYGFPVVREKLVTSRSGAVKAAKEIGLPVVLKGCSPEIAHKTEKKLIEVDLRNFKEVERAYDAIVSRVGDTSLDGILVQEMVKGSRELVIGMIRDAQFGPCVMFGLGGIFTEVLKDVSFRIAPLEKRDAIEMAQEIKGASVLGPFRGMPPVDMDLLVSMLINAGRLGLELEAVKEVDVNPLIISGNQPIAVDALVVLQEKEKS